Proteins encoded in a region of the Natator depressus isolate rNatDep1 chromosome 23, rNatDep2.hap1, whole genome shotgun sequence genome:
- the MED25 gene encoding mediator of RNA polymerase II transcription subunit 25 isoform X4 has product MVVPGLELPAQAVAGMVADVVFVIEGTANLGPYFESLRKHYLLPAIEYFNGGPPAETDFGGDYGGTQYSLVVFNTVDCAPESYVQCHAPTSSAYEFVTWLDSIQFVGGGGESCSLIAEGLSTALQLFDDFKKMREQIGQTHKVCILICNSPPYLLPAVESTTYSGYTTENLVQKIGERGIHFSIVSPRKLPALRVLFDKATPGGMLEAQPKDFSQDPRHMILIRGMVLPVGGSAASGPIQPKQVVPPPQLPTAPPQHPPAPQQPLPPVSQPYQAPPPGSLNAAQAAAQSAVEAAKHQKASLAARFPPLNPLQTPFSQAPTQPLPTGSVPALAPKLPPSSQPSLVSTVTTGSSLLNQPPSQPPPQPGAPAMPSSVAPSSVSVAPPAAPQLGAAQLPGAQQSVTNKVLAWNGVLEWQEKPKPASVDSSTKLTRSLPCQVYVNPGENLKTDQWPQKLIMQLIPQQLLTTLGPLFRNSRMVQFHFTNKDLESLKGLYRIMGNGFAGCVHFPHTAPCDVRVLMLLYSSKKKIFMGLIPYDQSGFVNGIRQVITNHKQVQQQKIEQQRSMAGQQVSPAMAPVPIMDDQQRQQSLLQLRVQQQAAATQQQQQQPGTPAAPPPPPAPGPPQAGPQPTQGGPLLRPQNPGANPQLRSLLLSQQPPQPGVPQAQQPLHHLQQASQGLLPHQAMGQAMGQQPLQLPGQPLMHQAPGQQWPGQMAPRAPLPGQMLMPPGPRGPGPQSGLQQVQPPSVMEDDILMDLI; this is encoded by the exons ATGGTGGTGCCGGGGCTGGAGCTGCCCGCGCAGGCCGTGGCCGGGATGGTGGCCGACGTGGTGTTCGTCATCGAGGGCACGGCCAACCTGGGGCCCTACTTCGAGTCGCTGCGCAAGCATTACCTGCTGCCCGCCATCGA GTACTTCAATGGCGGCCCCCCAGCTGAGACAGACTTCGGGGGAGAC tatGGCGGCACCCAGTACAGCCTGGTGGTGTTCAACACTGTGGACTGCGCCCCGGAGTCCTATGTGCAGTGCCACGCCCCCACCAGCAGCGCCTACGAGTTCGTCACCTGGCTGGACAGCATCCA GTTTGTGGGGGGCGGCGGCGAGAGCTGCAGCCTTATCGCCGAGGGGCTCAGcacagccctgcagctcttcGATGACTTCAAGAAGATGAGGGAGCAGAT aggcCAGACCCACAAGGTGTGCATCCTGATTTGCAACTCACCCCCCTACCTGCTGCCTGCCGTGGAGAGCACCACCTACTCCGGCTACACCACCGAGAACCTGGTGCAGAAGATCGGAGAG cgcgGGATCCACTTCTCCATCGTGTCCCCCCGCAAGCTGCCGGCGCTGCGTGTGCTCTTCGACAAGGCCACGCCCGGCGGGATGCTGGAGGCCCAGCCCAAAGACTTCAGCCAGGATCCCCGGCACATGATCCTCATCCGCGGCATGGTGCTGCCGG TAGGTGGCAGCGCAGCCTCTGGCCCCATCCAGCCCAAACAGGTGGTCCCCCCACCACAGCTCCCCACTGCGCCCCCGCAGCACCCGCCGGCCCCGCAGCAGCCCCTGCCGCCCGTCTCCCAGCCCTACCAG GCCCCCCCGCCTGGCTCCCTCAACGCCGCCCAGGCTGCCGCGCAGTCTGCCGTGGAGGCCGCCAAGCACCAGAAAGCCAGCCTGGCCGCGCgct TCCCCCCCTTGAACCCCTTGCAGacgcccttcagccaggctcccACGCAGCCGCTCCCCACCGGCTCTGTTCCGGCCTTGGCCCCCAAGCTGCCGCCCTCCTCCCAACCCAGCCTGGTCTCCACCGTCACCACCGGCTCCAGCCTGCTGAACCAGCcgcccagccagcccccgccaCAGCCCGGGGCCCCAGCCATG CCTAGCAGTGTGGCCCCCAGCAGTGTGAGCGTGGCCCCGCCAGCGGCCCCCCAGCTGGGGGCGGCCCAGCTGCCCGGGGCCCAGCAGTCGGTCACCAACAAGGTGCTGGCCTGGAACGGTGTGCTGGAGTGGCAGGAG AAGCCCAAACCGGCCTCAGTGGACTCCAGCACCAAACTGACCCGGTCGCTGCCCTGCCAGGTGTACGTCAATCCTGGGGAGAACCT GAAAACGGACCAGTGGCCCCAGAAGTTGATCATGCAGCTCATCCCGCAGCAGTTGCTG acCACGCTGGGCCCCCTGTTCCGCAATTCCCGCATGGTGCAATTCCACTTCACCAACAAGGACCTGGAGTCGCTCAAGGGGCTTTACCGCATCATGGGCAACGGCTTC gcgggCTGCGTGCACTTCCCCCACACGGCGCCCTGCGACGTCCGGGTGCTGATGCTGCTCTACTCGTCCAAGAAGAAAATCTTCATGGGGCTGATTCCCTACGACCAGAGCGGCTTCGTCAACGGCATCCGGCAGGTCATCACCAACCACAAGCAGGTGCAGCAGCAGAAGATCGAGCAGCAGCGGAGC aTGGCCGGCCAGCAGGTGAGCCCCGCCATGGCCCCGGTTCCCATCATGGATGACCAGCAGCGGCAGCAAAGTCTG TTGCAGCTCCGGgtgcagcagcaggcagcagccacgcagcagcagcagcagcagccggggaccccagctgcccccccgccccccccggcccccggccccccccaggCTGGGCCGCAGCCCACGCAGGGGGGGCCCCTGCTGCGACCCCAGAACCCGGGCGCCAACCCCCAGCTCCGCAGCCTTCTGCTCAGCCAGCAGCCG ccccagcctggagtcccgcAAGCCCAGCAGCCTTTGCACCACCTGCAGCAGGCATCCCAGGGGCTGCTGCCCCATCAGGCCATGGGGCAGGCTATGGGGCAGCAGCCGCTGCAGCTCCCTGGCCAGCCACTTATGCACCAGGCGCCCGGGCAGCAATGGCCGGGCCAGATGGCCCCCCGGGCCCCACTGCCAG GTCAGATGCTGATGCCCCCGGGGCCCCGGGGCCCAGGCCCCCAGTctggcctgcagcaggtgcagccACCCAGTGTCATGGAAGACGACATCCTCATGGACCTGATCTGA
- the MED25 gene encoding mediator of RNA polymerase II transcription subunit 25 isoform X1: MVVPGLELPAQAVAGMVADVVFVIEGTANLGPYFESLRKHYLLPAIEYFNGGPPAETDFGGDYGGTQYSLVVFNTVDCAPESYVQCHAPTSSAYEFVTWLDSIQFVGGGGESCSLIAEGLSTALQLFDDFKKMREQIGQTHKVCILICNSPPYLLPAVESTTYSGYTTENLVQKIGERGIHFSIVSPRKLPALRVLFDKATPGGMLEAQPKDFSQDPRHMILIRGMVLPVGGSAASGPIQPKQVVPPPQLPTAPPQHPPAPQQPLPPVSQPYQAPPPGSLNAAQAAAQSAVEAAKHQKASLAARFPPLNPLQTPFSQAPTQPLPTGSVPALAPKLPPSSQPSLVSTVTTGSSLLNQPPSQPPPQPGAPAMPSSVAPSSVSVAPPAAPQLGAAQLPGAQQSVTNKVLAWNGVLEWQEKPKPASVDSSTKLTRSLPCQVYVNPGENLKTDQWPQKLIMQLIPQQLLTTLGPLFRNSRMVQFHFTNKDLESLKGLYRIMGNGFAGCVHFPHTAPCDVRVLMLLYSSKKKIFMGLIPYDQSGFVNGIRQVITNHKQVQQQKIEQQRSQLGGSAPVPNAQPFLAKQPGALPGAQGGQQQMAGQQVSPAMAPVPIMDDQQRQQSLLQLRVQQQAAATQQQQQQPGTPAAPPPPPAPGPPQAGPQPTQGGPLLRPQNPGANPQLRSLLLSQQPPQPGVPQAQQPLHHLQQASQGLLPHQAMGQAMGQQPLQLPGQPLMHQAPGQQWPGQMAPRAPLPGQMLMPPGPRGPGPQSGLQQVQPPSVMEDDILMDLI, from the exons ATGGTGGTGCCGGGGCTGGAGCTGCCCGCGCAGGCCGTGGCCGGGATGGTGGCCGACGTGGTGTTCGTCATCGAGGGCACGGCCAACCTGGGGCCCTACTTCGAGTCGCTGCGCAAGCATTACCTGCTGCCCGCCATCGA GTACTTCAATGGCGGCCCCCCAGCTGAGACAGACTTCGGGGGAGAC tatGGCGGCACCCAGTACAGCCTGGTGGTGTTCAACACTGTGGACTGCGCCCCGGAGTCCTATGTGCAGTGCCACGCCCCCACCAGCAGCGCCTACGAGTTCGTCACCTGGCTGGACAGCATCCA GTTTGTGGGGGGCGGCGGCGAGAGCTGCAGCCTTATCGCCGAGGGGCTCAGcacagccctgcagctcttcGATGACTTCAAGAAGATGAGGGAGCAGAT aggcCAGACCCACAAGGTGTGCATCCTGATTTGCAACTCACCCCCCTACCTGCTGCCTGCCGTGGAGAGCACCACCTACTCCGGCTACACCACCGAGAACCTGGTGCAGAAGATCGGAGAG cgcgGGATCCACTTCTCCATCGTGTCCCCCCGCAAGCTGCCGGCGCTGCGTGTGCTCTTCGACAAGGCCACGCCCGGCGGGATGCTGGAGGCCCAGCCCAAAGACTTCAGCCAGGATCCCCGGCACATGATCCTCATCCGCGGCATGGTGCTGCCGG TAGGTGGCAGCGCAGCCTCTGGCCCCATCCAGCCCAAACAGGTGGTCCCCCCACCACAGCTCCCCACTGCGCCCCCGCAGCACCCGCCGGCCCCGCAGCAGCCCCTGCCGCCCGTCTCCCAGCCCTACCAG GCCCCCCCGCCTGGCTCCCTCAACGCCGCCCAGGCTGCCGCGCAGTCTGCCGTGGAGGCCGCCAAGCACCAGAAAGCCAGCCTGGCCGCGCgct TCCCCCCCTTGAACCCCTTGCAGacgcccttcagccaggctcccACGCAGCCGCTCCCCACCGGCTCTGTTCCGGCCTTGGCCCCCAAGCTGCCGCCCTCCTCCCAACCCAGCCTGGTCTCCACCGTCACCACCGGCTCCAGCCTGCTGAACCAGCcgcccagccagcccccgccaCAGCCCGGGGCCCCAGCCATG CCTAGCAGTGTGGCCCCCAGCAGTGTGAGCGTGGCCCCGCCAGCGGCCCCCCAGCTGGGGGCGGCCCAGCTGCCCGGGGCCCAGCAGTCGGTCACCAACAAGGTGCTGGCCTGGAACGGTGTGCTGGAGTGGCAGGAG AAGCCCAAACCGGCCTCAGTGGACTCCAGCACCAAACTGACCCGGTCGCTGCCCTGCCAGGTGTACGTCAATCCTGGGGAGAACCT GAAAACGGACCAGTGGCCCCAGAAGTTGATCATGCAGCTCATCCCGCAGCAGTTGCTG acCACGCTGGGCCCCCTGTTCCGCAATTCCCGCATGGTGCAATTCCACTTCACCAACAAGGACCTGGAGTCGCTCAAGGGGCTTTACCGCATCATGGGCAACGGCTTC gcgggCTGCGTGCACTTCCCCCACACGGCGCCCTGCGACGTCCGGGTGCTGATGCTGCTCTACTCGTCCAAGAAGAAAATCTTCATGGGGCTGATTCCCTACGACCAGAGCGGCTTCGTCAACGGCATCCGGCAGGTCATCACCAACCACAAGCAGGTGCAGCAGCAGAAGATCGAGCAGCAGCGGAGC cagcttgGGGGCTCCGCGCCAGTGCCCAACGCCCAGCCCTTCCTGGCCAAGCAGCCGGGGGCCCTGCCTGGGGCTCagggggggcagcagcag aTGGCCGGCCAGCAGGTGAGCCCCGCCATGGCCCCGGTTCCCATCATGGATGACCAGCAGCGGCAGCAAAGTCTG TTGCAGCTCCGGgtgcagcagcaggcagcagccacgcagcagcagcagcagcagccggggaccccagctgcccccccgccccccccggcccccggccccccccaggCTGGGCCGCAGCCCACGCAGGGGGGGCCCCTGCTGCGACCCCAGAACCCGGGCGCCAACCCCCAGCTCCGCAGCCTTCTGCTCAGCCAGCAGCCG ccccagcctggagtcccgcAAGCCCAGCAGCCTTTGCACCACCTGCAGCAGGCATCCCAGGGGCTGCTGCCCCATCAGGCCATGGGGCAGGCTATGGGGCAGCAGCCGCTGCAGCTCCCTGGCCAGCCACTTATGCACCAGGCGCCCGGGCAGCAATGGCCGGGCCAGATGGCCCCCCGGGCCCCACTGCCAG GTCAGATGCTGATGCCCCCGGGGCCCCGGGGCCCAGGCCCCCAGTctggcctgcagcaggtgcagccACCCAGTGTCATGGAAGACGACATCCTCATGGACCTGATCTGA